CCCAAGGCATCATCTTCCCTCTCGTCGATGGCCCTCAATCTGCCAAGAAGGCCGTCTCCTATTGCAGGTCaaactttatattattttttataattttttatttataatatataagataatttatatatatatatatatatatatatatatatatatatatatatatatatatatatatatattttttattttatgctataaacaataatttttttatcttctctCATTTTTATCGATAAtttctaatataaaataaaaatataaaaaatatattaaaaatagtacatatgatatcttttcaaattaaataaaatagaccTTTAAAATGAACATTATTGTTCATTTGATTTttacatatctttttcattgttTATTTAATATACCTTCTCAAATTCAATCAGGCGACTaggtgtatattaaaattaattattaatataaaatatatattaaaatataaaatatatattaaaaattaattaaattatatatgtattatatttttatcataacTAATTTTCTTGcataaataacatttttgtctCTCAAGTTATACACTTACGTCAGATTTCAAATTTAGAAACAAGTTATGTGACGCATTTCCAAGATGGTTATCATAGGAACCAAATGTaacaaagaatttttttatgtattgatttttaattaatcaacTTAATGTATTTAAATAGAAATTTTAAAAGCAATTATTTTTGCTAATAAATTAGATGTGGTTGTATAcaaatgttttttttaattaaaaatgtaaaaaatttcaacttgtaagtatttttttttttttgaaaaaaatttaaaagttagtagaatgtattattttttaccAGCATTTTTAGTTCGTCaatctatttttttagtttaataatataacgatttatttttagtttatatttttaaatattattgacTAACtgttactaaaaataataaattttacttactctttaatatttttctttttttatcttgaatattttttcaaaatctcaaacttttttcaaacttttttgTTGTTGCCTACATTATTCCCAATTCCTGACAGGACTGATCTGTTTTTTCCAAACTCTTTAATATGGTATTTTTGCCTTAAAAATTTCAAACTTATTCAATATTATCTATATTAACTCCGTCTAAGTGACTAAGGGAATCTTTTAGTTAGGACAAAATTATGTTACATTTGAACACTAGCGCTAGAATATCCTTGGACTCCTAAAAATGACATAAAAACTGTATCAGGTACCCTCCAAATGGAGTTCGTGGAGTGGCAACACCAATTGTGAGAGCCTCAAGGTTTGGAATCGACGAGAGCTACGCAAGGAAGTACGAGAAAGACTTGTTGATCTTGTGTCAGGTTGAGACCGCAGAGGCCGTAGAAAACGTAGAAGGGATTGCAGCCGTTGATGGGGTTGATGGCATTATGGTTGGACCGTTGGATCTGAGTGCAAGTGTTGGGTGCATGCACGATCCCAGAAATGAAAAGGTGAAAGAGATGATGAGGAAGATTGAGAGCACGGTGTTAGGAATGAAGAGGAAAGAGGGCGGTGGGCCCTACTTGGCTGGCTTCGCTATGCCATTTGACGGTCCGGATCAGTTCAGGAGCCGCGGCTACAAATTGATTCGTGGGGTCACTGATGTTGGCTTGTTCAAGAACGCATGTGTTGGTGACGTCAGCAAGTTCAACATGAACAAGAAGAAGGTTGTTAATGGTGAGTACTAATAATAGTTGGAGggcactatatatatatttcggagaataaaaatgtaataatgAATAAGACCATGCATGGTGAGACAAGTGGTTGTACTTAGGCAAAGAAGTGTAAAACATCTTTAAATAAAgatgtttgattttttctatTGACGgttatgtattaaatttttgaaaggtgatataaattaaaaatgttatttttactaaaaaatattgttatattattaaaatcgttaatttgattttgattttttaatttatttaaaatttaaattttaaacaaaatttttattcaatgattgttttattttttattattttttataaattttataatattatttttttacttttattttattattattttgatacttttctcattttgtaatttaataatttttatgaattgaatttttatttatgatttttataattcttttaatattttttatttttaaagatctataatttaatctactacattttattgttaattattttatttttagtctaattatttttatttattttttaaattatttgaactAGCGTCTCAACAAGCACTACTGTACCTGTTCAGCCGCTTTTCTATCGagtgaaaaaatatttttatatttaaaaaaattgtcctatttaaactattttacttttattctttaaaaatctgCCACAGTGATTtatatctaataaaaaatttttaatgaagtTGCTGTTTAAAAtagatgaaatttttttttatttagagtaACTTGACGATTGTACAGGAGaattctttttaataataaatcCCTCTCTTTAAGAATAATATTGAAACTTAAATTTAGACACCAAAATTTTCGGTATTatcattatatattgttataaatTTAAAGTACATtaacataatataataattataacaatattatttagtacaataattaaaaatctattgaattaaaacttaataaaaaatctattattaaattaaataaatatacataATTTCTACCCATATTATCATTATTCGGTCTGTTATCTAGACACAATTCTGCCGTTGTTATTATGAATATTTGACAATggaaatataaattatattaattttacgTTATATTTAAGTGAAATGACAAGGATGCATGCAAGAGAAGATAGatgaaaaaagaaatttttttttattatgtaataACGGTAATTGGATATGAGAGatagcaagagaagaaagagataATTATAGAAGTTTGTGAACGTAAATAAATGAGATAAGATAGAATGTAAATGTATGGGATAAGAGAGGAGATGAGgtaatgaaaattttttaacgTAGATCTATAGTGGGATAGATGATTAGaaagaacaaaattaaaaaaaaatattaaatactaaaataagTTTTGTCATTATATATGGATATAGATAAAATTTATTGTgaaattaagatttttaaaaaaattattttatattaatttaagaaatttagtgtcttttgaattaatattaattagagtcattaatataattattttttttatattttcaattttatttataatttatatttttattattaatttgtattttgagagtatttttttattttaaccagataaacaattttaaaaaaatgattttttccATCTTTGTATAAATCGTGCCCTTAATTGAATTATGTTGcaatttattaaatttgattCTACTAAACTGGTTGGTACAAGTGATTACAAATTTCGCTCCGAGCTTATTATCTTCATGTGACATACAGTTTCTATTCGACGTACTCTATCTATTTCATGCTTGGTGGGAATTGAAATCCTTTATAATGGGAAGTAATAGTATATTGACTCCTTGGATGAGAGAGCTATACTATGTTTATGCATAAGTTATTAAAATTGAACCAATTAGACTATTAGATTAATTAGTTCAATTAATGAGtcatatattaaattaattgatttagttataattaaataattatataaaattttatttttataataaatatttttttaattttattttatatttaattaattattatttttaaattttaataatttattaattaatttatatttattatagtttttaaatatttataaatttatatttattatattctttaagtatttatagaaaaataaaaataacaatcataaaaataaaaaatatattataactaagaaaaatattattttcttttaaatttataaatataatttaattttatttacataaaatatttaataaaaaaatcatgcatagaaaataatatttttttaattttaaccgAATTTAATCGGGTTTGACcgaattttattaaatttgactAAGTTTGACCAAATTAATTGTTTAATCGGTTCAAATAATGACCCAATCCGAATGGATAATCGGGTGATCAGGCTTTCATTGAGTTTGATAACTATGTGCCTATATCTGTTTAACATGTTCTTGTGGAttgtttttattagttattattacgagacttctttagtttaatttatttttaataaaaaaatattatatgcaTATAAAAAATCAGAcaataaattagttattatatatttgtgtatatatatatatatatatagtttaatttatttttaatgtgtgtTTATACATAGCCCAAGAATGCTAGTCAAGTCCAAAATGAATGAGTCCCAATTAAGGAATCAGACTCGGTCCACACTACCTATCCGACCttataaaggttggacaccgcGACAAGAGTCTGGTCTTACTTCTCCGAATAAGTAACTGACTCCTAAGACATCTCCCACTCATCTAGAAGATAGATCTCAATAACTTCCCTAAAAAAAGGGAACTGTCATCCACCATCAAAGATGGAACTATTCTAAAAGATGGTTATCTATTCTAGT
Above is a genomic segment from Arachis stenosperma cultivar V10309 chromosome 1, arast.V10309.gnm1.PFL2, whole genome shotgun sequence containing:
- the LOC130976600 gene encoding uncharacterized protein LOC130976600, which translates into the protein MEFETNYHINVNGNGNTKINGNGNTKDSGIGNCNSNDIHHRHTNGHHHNNDHAVYEANQVIVATVNQPKSIKARLQAGDCLYGMSFLSFCPTMVEIAGWSGYDFVILDLEHGFGGISEGLRCIHALTAANTPVIVRVPELSHVWVKKVLDLGPQGIIFPLVDGPQSAKKAVSYCRYPPNGVRGVATPIVRASRFGIDESYARKYEKDLLILCQVETAEAVENVEGIAAVDGVDGIMVGPLDLSASVGCMHDPRNEKVKEMMRKIESTVLGMKRKEGGGPYLAGFAMPFDGPDQFRSRGYKLIRGVTDVGLFKNACVGDVSKFNMNKKKVVNGEY